In Mesorhizobium sp. J428, the genomic window GAGATCGACCGGCGCGTCGAGGCGCATTCGAGCCTGCTGTCGGACGGGCGCACCGCGCTTACCGGCGCCCTGGACGAAGACCTCGCCAAGCTGGCGCGTGCCCGCGCGGCGATCGACGCCTCCGTGGAGCGTCACGTCGAGAAGCTGGCCGAAGGCCGCGATATCATGACCCGTGCGCTCGAGGCAGACCTCGACAAGCTCACCGACACGCGCGCCGAGATCGACAACGCGATCCAGCTCGGGATCGCACGTCTCGCAGACGGCCATGGTGAGGTCGGCCTCGCGCTGTCGCAGGAGATCGCCAAGATCGAGGATGCCTTCCGCAGCCAGATCGGCGTGGTCGAAGGCCGCACGCAGGCTATTGAGGCGGCACTGGCCAACGGCGTCGAGAATGTGCGCACGGTGCTCGAACGCAGCGCCGGCGCCGTCGCCGGCGCATTGCGCGACCGCGTGCTGGAGATCACGGCGGCCCTTTCCGAGGATGCGGGACGCGCCCTAGAGGACGCGGACCAGAAGATCGCGGAGCGCATCGACCTCGCCAACGCCGCCTTCTCGGCGCGCGCCGCCGAGATCGCCCAGGCCTTCGACAATGTCGATGGTCGCATCGTCGGCCGCATCGACCAGGTGTCCGACGTCATCTCGCGCCGCACCGACGAGTTTGCCCTCACCATCGACCATGTCGACGGCAAGTTGGCGGAACGCATCGACCTCGCGTCAGGCGTCATCCTCAGCCGCGCCGACGACCTGGCACGCACGATCGACCAGGCCGACGGCAAGCTGGCGGAACGCATCGAACTCGCGTCGGGCGTTCTCCTCAACCGAGCCGACGACTTGGCGCGCACCATCGGCGAGGCCGACGGCAAGCTGGCGGAACGCATCGACCTCACGTCGGGTGTCATCCTCAACCGCACCGACGAACTGGCGCGCACCATCCACCAGGCCGACGGCAAGTTGGCGGAACGCATCGACCTCGCGTCGGGCGTCATCCTCAACCGCACCGACGAACTGGCGCGCACCATCGACCAGGCTGACGGCAAGATGGCCGCTCATGTGGAGCAGGTGGCGAGCGTCATGTCTGCCCGCGCAGGCGATCTCTCTCGTGCCTTCGAGGAGGTCGACAGCAGGTTTGCGACCCATGTGGAGCAGGCTGCCGGAATCATCGCCGCCCGCGCGGACGACCTCTCCCGTGCATTCGAAGATGTCGACAGCAGGTTTGCCGGCCATGTTGAACAAGCTGCCGGCATCATCTCGGCGCGTGCCGACGACCTCTCGCGTGCGTTCGAGAGCGTCGACGGCAAGCTGACCGAGCGCATCGACCTCGTGTCGGGCATCATCGCCAGCCGTACCGACGATCTGGCGCGCACCATCGACCAGGCCGACGAGAAGATGGCGGCCCGCGTCGACCAGGCGTCCGGCATCATTTCGGCACGTGCTGGCGACCTCGCCCGCGCCTTCGAAGATGTCGACGGCAAGCTGGTCGAACGCATCGACCTCGCCTCCGGCGTGATCTCCGCTCGCGCGGAGGAACTGACCCGCGCCGTCGAGCAGGCGGACGAAAAGCTGAGCGAGCGCATCCAAGACGTCACCGGTGCTGTCGCCACCCGCGTGGGCGATCTGTCCCGTGCCGTTGCAAAGGTCGACGAAAGGCTGTCCGAGCGCATCGAACAGACCTCCTCAGTGATCAACGCACGGTCGGAAGAACTGGCCCGCGCCATCGACCAGGCCGACGGCAAGTTCAGCGAACGTGTCGAAATGGCGTCCGGTATCATCTCGACCCGCGCGAACGATATCGTCCGCGCAGTCGAGCAGATCGACAGTCGCCTCGCCGAGCGGATCGACCAGGTCGCCGGCACGGCGGACGCCCGGGCGGAGGATCTCTCCAAGACGATCCAGCAGATCGACGGCAAGATCGCCGAACGCATCGTGCTCGCATCGGACCTCATCGACGCCCGTGCGCGTGACCTGTCCAGTGCCATTGAGCAGGTGGATGACAAGCTGGCGCAGCGCGTCGACATCGTGGCCGACAAGATATCCGGCCGCGCCCAGGACCTGGTCCGCGTGTTCGACGATGCGGATTCGAAGCTAGGCGAGCGTATCGAACACGCCTCTGGCGTTCTCAATGCCCGCGCCGAGGATGTGGTCCGCACCTTCGCGGATGTCGATCGCACGATCGCCGATCGTGTGAACGTCGCAGCCGATACGCTTGGCGACAAGGTCATCCAGCTCGGCCGCGCCTTCGACGGCGTCGACCAGAAGTTCGCCCAGCGCATCGACCTCGCCGCCTCGGCCATGTCGGCGCGCGCGGACGATCTGTCGCGTGCCTTCGACAATGTCGACCAGAAGATCGCGGACCGGATCGACCATGCCGGCAGCGCCCTCTCCGCCCGCGCGGAGGACTTCGCCGGCGTGTTCGACGCAGCCGACCGCAAGCTGTCGATGCGCATCGAAGAAGGCTCCGCCGCGCTGTCGCACCACGCCGACGGCATCGTGCGTGCCTTCGACGACGTCGACCGCAGGCTCGTCGAGCGCGCCGAGCAGACGGCCGGGGAACTGCACGCCCGCGCCCGCGCCATCGACGACACGCTGTCCAATGTCGAGCAGCGGCTCGGCGACAGCGCCAGCTCGATCGCGGCGCAGATGGGAGACCAGATCAGTTCGGTCGAGCGTCGTCTCGCCGAGGGTGCGGAACTGGTCGGCCAGAAGCTGGTCGAGCAGGTGTCGGTGTCCGAGGCACAGCTCGTCTCGCGCGCTAATGTGATCGCGGAGACCTTCGCGGCCGTGAACAAGCATATCGGCCAGCGCACCAACGAGGCCGCGTCCACCTTCGACGCCCACACGCGCGAGCTGGGCGAGATGCTCGCCAGCCGCACGTCGGAGATCAGCCGGGTGCTCGAGGAGCAGGCAAAGCCGCTTGTCGACAAGTTCTCGGAAAGCGGCGGCGAGCTGCAGCGCAGCCTGGAGGAGGCGACGCATGCCGCGACCGAACGGCTCAGGCAGGAGAACGCCGCCCTGGTCAACGCGCTCGTCAGCCGCACGGCGGAGACGCTCGCGGCAGTCGACAAGGCACGCAACAGCCTTGGCGAAGGCGTCGCCGATCTGATCGAGCGACTCTCCTCGTCGAACGCGCAGCTCGGCCACCTGATCAACGTGGCGACCAACAACCTCTCCGAACTCGAGGAGCGCCTCTCCGGCACGACGCATACGTTCGCGACGTCGGCGGAGAAGGCCGCGCAGACCTTCTCGAGCTCGGCGCGCCTCATCGACGTCAACGCATCGAAGCTTACGGAGCTGTCCTCCAGCACGCTGAAGGACATCGCCGCGATCGCGCACCGCTTCGACGACCACAGCCGCGTGCTTTCCTCAGCGTCGGACCTGCTCGGTTCGGCGCAGTCGAACCTCGCCTCGACGCTGGACGATCGTCAGTCGGCCCTGGAGACGCTGGCCGTCGGCCTCGTCAAGAAGTCGGAAGACATCGAGCGGATGATGCGCTCCGTCGAGGGCATCGTCGAGCGTGTGTTCGAGAAAGCCGAGGGCCGGACCCGCGAGACCACCGAACAGATGCGCACCGCCGTGTCCGAGGTGGTGGAGTCGGCGACGCAGCGCTTTGCCGACGCGACGCAGGAAATCCGCCGTTCGGCGAGCATCATCCGCTCCGAACTGGAGGAAACGCGCAGCGAGCTGCGCAAGGGCGTGCTTGACCTGCCGGAAGAGACGAAGGAGACGACCACCGCCATGCGGCGCGCGGTCGCCGAGCAGATCAATGCGCTCAAGGAACTGTCGGACATCGTCGCCCGCTCGGGCCGCAGCTTCGACAGCAGCAAGCCGGGCTCCCTGCCGAGCTCCGCGCCTCCCGCAGCCCGTCTCGACGCTCCCGCGCCCCGCACACCGGCGGCGCCGAAGCAGCCGCAGCCGGCCGCGGCCCAGCCCGCACCGGCAGCCCCGCGCGCTGCGGCTCCGCGCCAGGCGGAAGCCCCTGAAGGCGGCTGGGTGACCAACCTGCTGCGCAGGGCGTCCGAGGAGGAGCAGGCCGAGCCTGCCTCGCCGCCGCGCGCCGAGGCGCCGCAGCGCTCGCCGCTCCACGTGGTCGAATCGCTCAACTCGCTGTCCGTGGACATCGCACGCGCCATCGACCACGAGGCCTCGATAGAACTGTGGGACCGCTACCGCCGTGGCGAACGCAACGTGTTCACCCGTCGCCTCTACACGCTGAAGGGCCAGCAGACCTTCGACGAGATCCGTCGCAAGTACCCAAGCCGAGCCGGAATTCCGCACCGCGGTCGACCGCTATTGCGACGACTTCGAGCGGCTGATCGCCGACGTGACGCGGACCGACCGTGACTCGATGATGGCCCAGACTTACCTCTCGTCTGACACCGGCAAGGTCTACACGATGCTGGCACATGCGAGCGGTCGCCTGAAATAGACGCCGCAAGCGCCTGAACAGGCAAAGAAAAAGGGCGGCGCCGAAGCGCCGCCCTTTTGCATTTCCACCCTGCGCCGCCGGCGCGGAACCTCAGCCGCGCAGAATGCCCTTGCCGGCGTAGCGGGCCTGCTTGCCGAGCATTTCCTCGATGCGGATCAGCTGGTTGTACTTCGCAAGCCGGTCGGAGCGGGCGAGAGAGCCGGTCTTGATCTGCCCGCAATTGGTGGCGACCGCGAGGTCGGCGATGGTCGAGTCCTCGGTCTCGCCCGAACGATGCGACATCACGGCGGTGTAGTGCGCCTTGTGCGCGGTTTCGACGGCGTCGAGCGTCTCGGTTAGCGAGCCGATCTGGTTGACCTTGACCAGGATCGAATTGGCGACGCCCATGCGGATGCCGTCGCGCAGGCGGGCGGAATTGGTGACGAACAGGTCGTCGCCGACGAGCTGGCACCTCGCGCCAACCAGGTCGGTCAGGATCTTCCAGCCTTCCCAGTCGTCCTCGGCCATGCCGTCCTCGATCGAGATGATCGGATAGTCGGCGACCAGCTTGGCGAGGTATTTGGCCTGAGCCTTCGGATCGCGCGTCTTCTTCTCGCCCTCGTAGACGTAGTTGCCTTCCTTGAAGAACTCGGTCGAGGCGCAGTCGAGCGCGAGCGCGATCTCCTCGCCCGGCTTGAAGCCGGCCGCCTCGATCGAGGCCATGACGAAATCGAGCCCGGCCTGCGCGCTCTTCAGGTTCGGCGCGAAGCCGCCCTCGTCGCCGACATTGGTGTTGTGGCCGGCATCCTTCAGCCGCTTCTTCAGCGTGTGGAACACTTCCGAGCCCCAGCGCACGGCCTCCTTCAGCGACGGCGCACCGACCGGCATGATCATGAACTCCTGGAAGTCGATCGGATTGTCGGCATGCGCGCCGCCGTTGATGATGTTCATCATCGGCACCGGCAGGACGCGGGCGGACGTGCCGCCGACATAGCGATAGAGTGGCAGGCCGGAGGCGTCCGCAGCAGCCTTCGCGACTGCCAGCGACACGCCAAGGATCGCGTTCGCTCCGAGTCGGCTCTTGTTCGGCGTGCCGTCCAGCTCGATCATGGTCTGGTCGATATGGATCTGATCCTCGGCCTCAAGGCCGCCGATCGTCTCGAAGATCTCGCCGTTCACGGCCTCGACCGCACGGGCCACGCCCTTGCCGAGATAACGTGCCCCGCCGTCGCGAAGCTCGACGGCCTCGTGCGCACCAGTGGAGGCGCCCGACGGCACCGCCGCGCGGCCGAAAGCGCCGTCTTCGAGAGTGACATCCACTTCGACCGTTGGGTTGCCCCGGCTGTCGAGAATTTCACGGCCGACAATGTCGATGATGGCGGTCATGGATCGGTCCTTTGCAAGGCTGCGGGAGAATTCGTCACGCTCTTAGCGAATGCGCGAAGCCAAGAAAATCCCGGCATGAAAAGAAAAGGCTCCGCGCAAGGCGGAGCCGAACCGATGCGTCAGCGCTGAGCGCCCTCGCCATCCGTCAATACCAGTATGGCGGAACCTTGTAGTAGTCGTAGGAGGCGTCGCGCGCCGCCTTGCCGTCGTCGCCGGTCAGTTCATTGATCGA contains:
- the eno gene encoding phosphopyruvate hydratase — its product is MTAIIDIVGREILDSRGNPTVEVDVTLEDGAFGRAAVPSGASTGAHEAVELRDGGARYLGKGVARAVEAVNGEIFETIGGLEAEDQIHIDQTMIELDGTPNKSRLGANAILGVSLAVAKAAADASGLPLYRYVGGTSARVLPVPMMNIINGGAHADNPIDFQEFMIMPVGAPSLKEAVRWGSEVFHTLKKRLKDAGHNTNVGDEGGFAPNLKSAQAGLDFVMASIEAAGFKPGEEIALALDCASTEFFKEGNYVYEGEKKTRDPKAQAKYLAKLVADYPIISIEDGMAEDDWEGWKILTDLVGARCQLVGDDLFVTNSARLRDGIRMGVANSILVKVNQIGSLTETLDAVETAHKAHYTAVMSHRSGETEDSTIADLAVATNCGQIKTGSLARSDRLAKYNQLIRIEEMLGKQARYAGKGILRG
- a CDS encoding kinesin — its product is MARKPNNTSPIDRDVEKELEKALDFDLGEAKDVDFSSSMEELEAQISQAADELVKESRAGTTSSKTRDASSAAAPEVSTNTTGKNGSAKAANAPKAPAPANVGAESRKGEPLRPVEAPAGNAVPASFQPANDDRQRDFTSLQQTFARAPSSTLSASMWLLSLVWVAGGLGLGHLLYAPQIWQIRSVDQLLAIPQVIALAVAIVVPLLLFWAFAAMMRRAQEMRLAAQSIAEAAFRLSEPESLAQDRVLKVGQAVRREVQAMGEGIERTLARAVELETLVHTEVNELERAYAENEMRIRSLVDGLGSEREAVITHAERVRASISGAHELLKEQLTSSSTIIHDSVADASTKLTSMIISSGDSLVGRINDSGRAIYTAIDDRMDTISDRIVTSGEAFASLLDTRIATLNDQTDEASRALSEMLDSRTSNIVSLLGGTSNALAEEFDSRLAGIERTLAERGQALISEFETRVQALDQGTATLSAALEARARQINETLVDRAREIAGAFNAGKEGMAGVIEETKSRIGSDLAELVMSTSTMLEGRANEFTQRIESGRQLISTALEADLAQLTDARAALDETVGSHAMKLAEGRNYLSSILQEDLARVAESRAELEQRLENHAQAVAQGRTALTSALDDDMRRLAEARAEIDARIAEHTATLNEGRSFLSRVLDEDLQKLEQIRGEIDRRVEAHSSLLSDGRTALTGALDEDLAKLARARAAIDASVERHVEKLAEGRDIMTRALEADLDKLTDTRAEIDNAIQLGIARLADGHGEVGLALSQEIAKIEDAFRSQIGVVEGRTQAIEAALANGVENVRTVLERSAGAVAGALRDRVLEITAALSEDAGRALEDADQKIAERIDLANAAFSARAAEIAQAFDNVDGRIVGRIDQVSDVISRRTDEFALTIDHVDGKLAERIDLASGVILSRADDLARTIDQADGKLAERIELASGVLLNRADDLARTIGEADGKLAERIDLTSGVILNRTDELARTIHQADGKLAERIDLASGVILNRTDELARTIDQADGKMAAHVEQVASVMSARAGDLSRAFEEVDSRFATHVEQAAGIIAARADDLSRAFEDVDSRFAGHVEQAAGIISARADDLSRAFESVDGKLTERIDLVSGIIASRTDDLARTIDQADEKMAARVDQASGIISARAGDLARAFEDVDGKLVERIDLASGVISARAEELTRAVEQADEKLSERIQDVTGAVATRVGDLSRAVAKVDERLSERIEQTSSVINARSEELARAIDQADGKFSERVEMASGIISTRANDIVRAVEQIDSRLAERIDQVAGTADARAEDLSKTIQQIDGKIAERIVLASDLIDARARDLSSAIEQVDDKLAQRVDIVADKISGRAQDLVRVFDDADSKLGERIEHASGVLNARAEDVVRTFADVDRTIADRVNVAADTLGDKVIQLGRAFDGVDQKFAQRIDLAASAMSARADDLSRAFDNVDQKIADRIDHAGSALSARAEDFAGVFDAADRKLSMRIEEGSAALSHHADGIVRAFDDVDRRLVERAEQTAGELHARARAIDDTLSNVEQRLGDSASSIAAQMGDQISSVERRLAEGAELVGQKLVEQVSVSEAQLVSRANVIAETFAAVNKHIGQRTNEAASTFDAHTRELGEMLASRTSEISRVLEEQAKPLVDKFSESGGELQRSLEEATHAATERLRQENAALVNALVSRTAETLAAVDKARNSLGEGVADLIERLSSSNAQLGHLINVATNNLSELEERLSGTTHTFATSAEKAAQTFSSSARLIDVNASKLTELSSSTLKDIAAIAHRFDDHSRVLSSASDLLGSAQSNLASTLDDRQSALETLAVGLVKKSEDIERMMRSVEGIVERVFEKAEGRTRETTEQMRTAVSEVVESATQRFADATQEIRRSASIIRSELEETRSELRKGVLDLPEETKETTTAMRRAVAEQINALKELSDIVARSGRSFDSSKPGSLPSSAPPAARLDAPAPRTPAAPKQPQPAAAQPAPAAPRAAAPRQAEAPEGGWVTNLLRRASEEEQAEPASPPRAEAPQRSPLHVVESLNSLSVDIARAIDHEASIELWDRYRRGERNVFTRRLYTLKGQQTFDEIRRKYPSRAGIPHRGRPLLRRLRAADRRRDADRP